One part of the Numenius arquata chromosome 24, bNumArq3.hap1.1, whole genome shotgun sequence genome encodes these proteins:
- the DENND2D gene encoding DENN domain-containing protein 2D, with amino-acid sequence MASIGNFFRRSLRRSGRREGKEEEGKKENNPSRVPQGKPGERSSVLYSAGQFFFEYLVVVSLKKMTDGCYEPKITYQFPKRENLLKGQKEEEERLLKAIPLFCFPDGNNWAPVTEFTSETFSFVLTNVDGSRKIGYCRRLLPSGRGVRLPEVFCIISCLGCFGLFSKILDEVEKRRQISMAVIYPFMQGLRESPFPAPGKTVTIKSFIPESGTELIELTRPVDAHLEHVEFQALLQRLSPHLILHIFASAVLERRLIFLAEELSVLSQCIHAVAALLYPFTWAHTYIPVVPECLLDTVCCPTPFMVGIQMRHLERVLDQPMEEALMVDLCEGKILRAVGDEEEILPIKLQNEMLTSLNRHNNNNNVHTSEQVNALVSEAFVQFFVRMVGHYSSHIKWSKNGSGTFQERAFCKAITSKTNRKFVKKFVKTNMFSLFIEEAEKSRIPQEAYFQRKITEYHEQKKHRRES; translated from the exons ATGGCTTCCATCGGCAACTTCTTCCGACGGAGCCTGCGGCGCTCCGGCCGCAGAG aaggaaaagaggaggaaggaaagaaggaaaacaaccccTCACGGGTGCCACAAGGGAAACCAGGAGAGCGGAGCTCCGTCCTCTATTCTGCTGGACAGTTTTTCTTTGAGTACCTGGTGGTGGTGTCACTGAAGAAGATGACAGATGGATGTTATGAACCCAAGATAACCTACCAGTTCCCAAAG CGCGAGAACTTGCtaaagggccagaaggaggaggaggaacgtCTCTTGAAAGCCATCCCCCTCTTCTGCTTCCCCGACGGCAACAACTGGGCCCCCGTCACTGAGTTCACCAG TGAAACCTTTTCTTTCGTCCTGACCAACGTGGACGGCAGCAGGAAGATCGGCTACTGCAGGCGGCTGCTG CCATCTGGCCGTGGTGTCCGCCTCCCTGAGGTCTTCTGCATCATCAGCTGCCTGGGCTGCTTCGGGCTCTTCTCCAAG ATCCTGGATGAGGTGGAGAAGAGGCGCCAGATCTCCATGGCGGTGATTTACCCCTTCATGCAGGGCCTTCGGGAATCACCCTTCCCAGCTCCAGGGAAAACTGTCACCATTAAAAGCTTCATCCCCGAGTCAGGCACAGAG CTCATCGAGTTGACGCGGCCCGTGGACGCCCACCTGGAGCACGTGGAGTTTCAGGCTCTGCTCCAGCGGCTCAGCCCCCACCTCATCCTCCACATCTTCGCCTCCGCCGTCTTGGAGCGGCGGCTCATTTTCCTGGCGGAGGAGCTGAG TGTCCTGTCGCAGTGCATCCACGCGGTGGCTGCTCTGCTCTACCCCTTCACCTGGGCTCACACCTACATCCCCGTGGTCCCCGAGTGCCTGCTCGACACCGTCTGCTGCCCCACGCCCTTCATGGTCGGCATCCAGATGAGGCACCTGGAGCGGGTCCTGGACCAGCCGATGGAGGAG GCTCTGATGGTTGACCTCTGTGAAGGGAAGATCCTCCGGGCG GTGGGCGATGAGGAGGAGATCTTGCCCATCAAGCTGCAGAATGAGATGCTGACATCTCTGAACAggcacaacaacaacaacaatgtACACA CATCCGAGCAGGTGAACGCGCTCGTCTCCGAAGCCTTCGTACAGTTCTTTGTCCGAATGGTTGGCCACTACTCCTCACACATCAAATGGAGCAAAAACGGCTCGGGGACCTTCCAGGAGCGAGCCTTCTGCAAAGCCATCACCTCCAAGACCAACCGCAAGTTCGTGAAGAAGTTTGTGAAGACGAACATGTTTTCCCTATTTattgaagaagcagaaaagagcagGATCCCACAGGAAG CCTATTTCCAGCGGAAAATAACAGAGTACCACGAACAGAAGAAGCACCGAAGGGAATCCTGA